The following are from one region of the Achromobacter xylosoxidans genome:
- a CDS encoding CaiB/BaiF CoA transferase family protein, producing the protein MHNDTQGDTPRPAGALAGMRVIELSQIMAGPTCGMMLADMGADVIKVEKIDGGDDSRQYRDPQINGISAPYLMLNRNKRAIALDLKHPEGKKVLLRMIRDADVVTENFRKGTMEKLGLGYDRLRQENPGLIYCAVSGYGTTGPYADKGGFDLVAQGFSGLMAITGEPGGPPLRTGNSVADINAGLLAAFGVLAAYQHKQRTGEGQIVETSLLEASLQQLYWHAAIYFGSGVSPGPTGSAHVLSAPYQAFPTATDWIIIGGANEKNWQRIAQALGKPQWADDPRYARNRDRMNNREELVADMSAILETRSAQEWLDVFDEAGVPAGPVHSIAQALSHPQTLARGMVVEQDHPVAGKVRTVGMPVKLSATPAQYHRAAPRLGEDTIAILGEFGYGQQEIDALIEAGVVTAVDRERAPV; encoded by the coding sequence ATGCATAACGATACCCAGGGCGATACCCCGCGCCCCGCCGGCGCGCTCGCCGGCATGCGCGTGATCGAGCTGTCGCAGATCATGGCCGGCCCGACCTGCGGCATGATGCTGGCCGACATGGGCGCCGACGTCATCAAGGTCGAAAAGATCGACGGCGGCGACGACTCGCGCCAGTACCGCGACCCGCAGATCAACGGCATCTCGGCGCCCTATCTCATGCTCAACCGCAACAAGCGCGCCATCGCGCTGGACTTGAAGCACCCCGAGGGCAAAAAGGTGCTGCTGCGCATGATCCGCGACGCCGACGTGGTGACCGAGAACTTCCGCAAGGGCACCATGGAAAAACTGGGCCTGGGCTACGACCGGCTGCGCCAGGAGAACCCCGGCCTGATCTACTGCGCGGTGTCGGGCTACGGCACCACCGGCCCCTATGCCGACAAGGGCGGCTTCGACCTGGTGGCGCAGGGCTTCTCCGGCCTGATGGCGATCACCGGCGAACCTGGCGGGCCGCCGTTACGCACCGGCAACTCCGTCGCGGACATCAATGCCGGCCTGCTGGCGGCCTTCGGCGTGCTGGCGGCCTATCAGCACAAGCAGCGCACCGGCGAAGGCCAGATCGTCGAAACGTCATTGCTGGAAGCCAGCCTGCAGCAGCTGTACTGGCATGCCGCCATCTATTTCGGCAGCGGCGTGTCGCCCGGCCCCACGGGATCGGCGCACGTGCTGAGCGCGCCCTACCAGGCTTTTCCCACCGCGACCGACTGGATCATCATCGGCGGCGCCAACGAGAAGAACTGGCAGCGCATCGCGCAGGCGCTGGGCAAGCCGCAGTGGGCGGACGATCCGCGCTACGCCCGCAACCGCGACCGCATGAATAACCGCGAAGAGCTGGTGGCGGACATGTCGGCCATCCTGGAGACTCGCAGCGCGCAGGAATGGCTGGACGTTTTCGACGAGGCCGGCGTGCCCGCCGGGCCGGTGCATTCGATCGCGCAGGCGCTGTCGCATCCGCAGACGCTGGCGCGCGGCATGGTGGTGGAACAGGATCACCCGGTGGCCGGCAAGGTGCGCACCGTAGGCATGCCCGTGAAGCTGTCGGCCACGCCCGCGCAGTACCACCGCGCGGCGCCGCGGCTGGGCGAGGACACCATCGCGATTCTGGGAGAGTTCGGCTATGGCCAGCAAGAAATCGACGCCTTGATCGAAGCCGGCGTGGTCACGGCCGTGGACCGGGAACGCGCGCCGGTTTAG
- a CDS encoding enoyl-CoA hydratase/isomerase family protein, with the protein MSATPTSDASPILCQRDGDIATVVLNRPEKLNAFTIDSWRLLGDAFLELDADDSVRCVLLRGAGEKAFSPGNDISEFETARSNKRQAIEYGAVMRRTIEAIGNCRHPVVAQIHGICVGGGLEIASLADIRICGESSRFGVPIKNLGLVMSYSELAPLVRLVGPTAALQVLLEGTIFDAREALRLGVVTRVAPDSQVASEAQAAARRIADGAPLVARWHKKFIRNLVNGKALTDADRDEAFDCFDTEDFRTGYQAFLAKAKPQFNAR; encoded by the coding sequence ATGAGCGCTACCCCCACTTCCGACGCATCCCCCATCCTGTGCCAGCGCGACGGCGACATCGCGACCGTGGTGCTGAACCGCCCTGAAAAGCTCAACGCCTTCACCATAGACAGCTGGCGGCTGCTGGGCGACGCCTTCCTGGAGCTGGACGCCGACGACAGCGTGCGCTGCGTGCTGCTGCGCGGCGCGGGCGAGAAGGCCTTCTCTCCGGGCAACGACATCAGCGAATTCGAGACCGCGCGCAGCAACAAGCGCCAGGCCATCGAGTACGGCGCCGTGATGCGCCGGACCATAGAAGCCATCGGCAATTGCCGCCATCCGGTGGTGGCGCAGATACACGGCATCTGCGTGGGCGGCGGACTGGAGATCGCCAGCCTGGCCGATATCCGCATCTGCGGCGAGAGCTCGCGCTTCGGCGTGCCCATCAAGAACCTGGGGCTGGTGATGTCGTACTCGGAACTGGCGCCGCTGGTGCGCCTGGTGGGTCCGACCGCCGCGCTGCAGGTGTTGCTGGAAGGCACCATCTTCGACGCGCGGGAAGCGCTGCGCCTGGGCGTGGTCACGCGCGTGGCGCCCGACAGCCAGGTCGCCTCCGAAGCCCAGGCCGCCGCCCGCCGCATCGCCGACGGCGCGCCGCTGGTGGCGCGCTGGCACAAGAAGTTCATCCGCAACCTGGTGAACGGCAAGGCCTTGACCGACGCAGATCGCGACGAGGCCTTCGACTGTTTCGACACCGAGGATTTCCGCACGGGCTACCAGGCCTTCCTGGCCAAGGCCAAGCCGCAATTCAACGCCCGCTGA
- a CDS encoding Bug family tripartite tricarboxylate transporter substrate binding protein, whose protein sequence is MHKHARACAGALALTAGLAAASPALAQDASKWPERPVRLIVGFVPGGGTDVSARILSARLSALLGQQVVVENKPGASGLIAADFVAKADPDGYTLLLANMQSTVAAPYVVQSNVDPIKDFTPVRYIGSVPNVLVVNPTKHSYASVQNLVDDARAKPKQLTYASSGMGSPQHLSAARFSQIAGVSMEHVPYKGSGQAMTDLLGGSVDMNFDTLPGAINQIQAGKLRPLAVTSTERSKRLPDVPTLAESGIKGLDIVQWYAVLAPAKLPKPVLDKLDQALSQTLADPEIKAKLADQGMELGGGPATPAAFASYVQDEWSKYGKLTASLGLTKQ, encoded by the coding sequence ATGCACAAGCACGCTCGCGCCTGCGCCGGCGCCCTGGCGCTGACCGCCGGCCTGGCCGCCGCCAGTCCCGCCCTGGCGCAGGACGCATCCAAATGGCCGGAACGGCCGGTACGCCTGATCGTCGGCTTCGTGCCCGGCGGCGGCACCGACGTGTCTGCACGCATCCTGTCCGCCCGCCTTTCGGCGTTGCTGGGCCAGCAGGTCGTGGTCGAGAACAAACCCGGCGCTTCGGGACTGATCGCGGCCGACTTCGTGGCCAAGGCCGATCCGGACGGCTACACCCTGCTGCTCGCCAACATGCAGTCGACCGTCGCCGCGCCCTATGTGGTGCAGTCCAACGTCGACCCGATCAAGGACTTCACGCCGGTGCGCTACATCGGATCGGTACCCAACGTGCTGGTGGTGAATCCGACCAAGCACAGCTACGCCAGCGTGCAGAACCTGGTGGACGACGCTCGCGCCAAACCCAAGCAGCTGACCTACGCGTCTTCCGGCATGGGCAGCCCGCAGCACCTGAGCGCCGCGCGCTTCTCGCAGATCGCGGGCGTCAGCATGGAGCATGTGCCGTACAAGGGCAGCGGCCAGGCCATGACCGATCTGCTGGGTGGCAGCGTGGACATGAACTTCGACACCCTGCCCGGCGCCATCAACCAGATCCAGGCCGGCAAGCTGCGCCCGCTGGCCGTGACCAGCACCGAACGCAGCAAGCGCCTGCCCGACGTGCCGACGCTGGCCGAGTCTGGCATCAAGGGCCTGGACATCGTGCAGTGGTACGCGGTACTGGCGCCGGCCAAGCTGCCCAAGCCGGTGCTGGACAAGCTCGACCAGGCGCTAAGCCAGACGCTGGCCGATCCCGAGATCAAGGCCAAGCTGGCCGACCAGGGCATGGAACTGGGCGGCGGCCCGGCCACCCCCGCGGCCTTCGCCAGCTATGTGCAGGACGAATGGAGCAAGTACGGCAAGCTCACCGCCAGCCTTGGCCTGACCAAGCAGTAA
- a CDS encoding GntR family transcriptional regulator → MANPEVMDQSVPDLAIHHPTLPAVVAEKLRQLIIDGTFKPGTWLNERDLCDQLKISRTPLREAYRMLASDGLVTLQPKRGAMVIELSTDDVENIFDVLSVLEGLAVRSAAERATDAELAHIAQLHAQMLQGYEQRDIRAYFAASMGTHIAINRAAHNPALTHSYDRLNLQVQALRYKSNFDIDEWTAAVADHEAFVQALMQRDGELAESLIRKHVGSKKTYNLRGRGAQGLK, encoded by the coding sequence ATGGCTAACCCTGAAGTTATGGACCAGTCCGTCCCCGATTTGGCCATCCATCACCCGACGCTGCCGGCCGTGGTGGCGGAAAAACTGCGGCAGCTGATCATTGACGGCACCTTCAAGCCGGGCACCTGGCTGAACGAGCGGGACCTGTGCGATCAGCTCAAGATTTCACGCACGCCGCTGCGCGAGGCCTACCGCATGCTGGCTTCCGACGGCCTGGTGACCCTGCAGCCCAAGCGCGGCGCGATGGTGATCGAGCTGTCGACGGACGACGTCGAGAACATCTTCGACGTGCTGTCGGTGCTGGAGGGGCTGGCGGTGCGCAGCGCCGCCGAGCGCGCGACGGACGCGGAACTGGCGCATATCGCGCAACTGCACGCGCAGATGCTGCAAGGGTATGAACAGCGCGACATCCGCGCGTATTTCGCGGCCAGCATGGGCACGCATATCGCCATCAACCGGGCGGCGCACAACCCGGCGCTGACGCATTCCTACGATCGCTTGAACCTGCAGGTGCAGGCGCTGCGCTATAAGTCGAATTTCGATATCGACGAATGGACGGCGGCGGTGGCCGACCACGAGGCCTTTGTGCAGGCGCTGATGCAGCGCGACGGCGAGCTTGCGGAGTCGCTCATCCGCAAGCATGTGGGCAGCAAGAAGACCTACAACTTGCGCGGACGCGGCGCCCAAGGTTTGAAGTGA
- a CDS encoding MFS transporter, producing the protein MSIAHPPVPFRRAGQKYAFVVVAVIFLSLLVSAGLRSSPSVLLVPLEETFGWSRSTISLAAAVGIFLYGMVGPFAAAAMERFGLRRVLIGALMLMAASSAASAFMTQSWHLLLTWGVFSGLGSGAVAVVLGATVVNRWFTKHRGVMMGLLTASSATGTLVFLPVLAALASSGDWTRVVWTVAAAAAALVPLAWWLVPDRPSSVGLVPFGSDPHAPPAPAAPRTGMLAATFGALARASRTRTFWFLFATFFVCGFTTNGLVGTHLIALCGDHGMPEVQAAGLLALMGIFDLIGTTASGWLTDRYDPRKLLFVYYGLRGLSLIYLPYSDFSFYSLSIFAIFFGLDWIATVPPTLRLTTEAFGERDASIVFGWIVAGHQLGAASAAWMAGAVREAQGSYLMAFVISGMTGLIAAVIALMIGRKRVVAQPA; encoded by the coding sequence ATGAGTATAGCCCACCCTCCCGTCCCTTTCCGGCGCGCCGGCCAGAAGTACGCTTTCGTCGTCGTCGCGGTCATTTTCCTGTCCTTGCTGGTTTCAGCCGGCCTGCGTTCCTCGCCCAGCGTGTTGCTGGTGCCTCTGGAGGAGACCTTCGGCTGGAGCCGCAGCACCATCTCGCTGGCCGCCGCGGTCGGCATCTTCCTGTATGGCATGGTCGGGCCGTTCGCGGCCGCCGCGATGGAGCGTTTCGGCTTGCGGCGCGTGCTGATCGGCGCGCTGATGCTGATGGCCGCATCCAGCGCGGCCAGCGCCTTCATGACCCAGTCCTGGCATCTGCTGCTGACCTGGGGCGTGTTCTCGGGCCTGGGGTCCGGCGCGGTCGCCGTGGTGCTGGGCGCCACCGTCGTCAACCGCTGGTTCACCAAGCACCGCGGCGTAATGATGGGCCTGTTGACCGCCAGTTCCGCCACCGGCACGCTGGTGTTCCTGCCGGTGCTGGCGGCGCTGGCCTCGTCGGGCGACTGGACGCGCGTGGTGTGGACGGTCGCGGCCGCGGCGGCGGCGCTGGTGCCGCTGGCCTGGTGGCTGGTGCCGGACCGCCCATCCAGCGTCGGGCTGGTCCCCTTCGGCAGCGATCCGCATGCGCCGCCCGCGCCTGCCGCGCCGCGCACCGGCATGCTGGCGGCCACCTTCGGCGCGCTGGCGCGGGCCTCGCGCACGCGCACCTTCTGGTTCCTGTTCGCCACCTTTTTCGTTTGCGGTTTCACCACCAACGGCCTGGTGGGTACGCACCTGATCGCGCTTTGCGGCGACCACGGCATGCCCGAGGTGCAGGCCGCGGGTCTTCTGGCGCTGATGGGCATCTTCGACCTGATCGGCACCACGGCGTCCGGCTGGCTCACCGACCGCTACGATCCCCGCAAGCTGCTGTTCGTCTACTACGGCCTGCGCGGACTGTCGCTGATCTACCTGCCCTATTCCGACTTCTCGTTCTACAGCCTGTCGATCTTCGCCATCTTCTTTGGGCTGGACTGGATCGCCACGGTGCCGCCCACGCTGCGCCTGACGACAGAAGCCTTCGGCGAGCGCGACGCTTCCATCGTGTTCGGCTGGATCGTCGCCGGCCACCAGCTGGGTGCGGCCAGCGCCGCCTGGATGGCGGGCGCCGTGCGCGAAGCGCAGGGCAGCTACCTGATGGCCTTCGTCATCTCCGGCATGACGGGCCTGATCGCCGCCGTCATCGCACTGATGATAGGCAGGAAGCGCGTGGTGGCGCAGCCAGCCTGA
- a CDS encoding TetR/AcrR family transcriptional regulator, with the protein MASKTSAADRPASKPPLAAERIRKTAREMFYRDGIRAVGVDAIVNEAGVTKPSLYRSFSSKDELAAAYLRDYDAEFWARFDAACAAHPGDPRAQILAYLTGLGVRAVQNGYRGCGLTNAAVEYPEAGHPARAVAVEHKAELRRRLAAMAAEMGAADPDALGDGLLLLFEGAFVSSQLFGEGGPAGRVAQMADMLIQAHLAQR; encoded by the coding sequence ATGGCCAGCAAAACCTCTGCCGCCGACCGGCCCGCATCCAAGCCGCCGCTGGCGGCCGAGCGCATCCGCAAGACTGCGCGGGAAATGTTCTACCGGGACGGGATACGGGCAGTGGGCGTGGACGCCATCGTCAACGAGGCGGGCGTGACCAAACCCAGCCTGTACCGCAGCTTTTCGTCCAAGGACGAGCTGGCGGCGGCCTATCTGCGCGACTACGACGCGGAGTTCTGGGCGCGCTTCGACGCGGCCTGCGCGGCGCATCCGGGCGACCCGCGGGCCCAGATCCTGGCCTACCTGACCGGTCTGGGCGTGCGCGCGGTGCAGAACGGCTACCGCGGCTGCGGCCTGACGAACGCGGCGGTGGAATACCCCGAAGCCGGCCATCCCGCCCGCGCCGTGGCGGTGGAGCACAAGGCCGAACTGCGGCGGCGCCTGGCCGCCATGGCGGCGGAAATGGGGGCGGCTGATCCCGACGCGCTGGGCGATGGCCTGTTGCTGTTGTTCGAGGGGGCCTTTGTTTCCAGCCAGCTATTTGGCGAAGGCGGGCCTGCCGGCCGGGTCGCGCAGATGGCGGACATGCTGATCCAGGCGCATCTTGCGCAGCGCTGA
- a CDS encoding Nramp family divalent metal transporter, whose amino-acid sequence MGQFIYAISGGRTALAQDVQVSAGLRRIAGPGILVAVGYIDPGNWATDIAGGSGFGYGLLLVVVSSALLALGFQILVSRLALATGQDLATLTARHLSPRVAKAAWLAGEAAILATALAELIGGAIALRLLFGLPLIAGVAVTGVGTFAVLALTRGNADKHERFIALLLSVVAMSFVFLLFKANPAWTEVAHGVTQTGRALRDPQGFLIALGILGATLMPHNLYLHSGSLAQRAQQLPPAARDLAMRVARNDTVVSLGLAMLINAAIMIVAAASLSGSGIIVSSLDDAHAVIAQTLGIGAAVVFAVALYAAGQSSTITGVLAGRILSRGFQVRSGWSDRRRALATRLVAGAAAVGLLAFTGGQDPDGLLVLSQVILSLALPFALGPLVLLACRKSLMGRYVLRGAWAWAAVAATLGILLLDGYLVADMLV is encoded by the coding sequence ATGGGCCAATTCATCTACGCGATTTCCGGCGGCAGGACCGCGCTGGCACAGGACGTCCAGGTATCGGCGGGCCTGCGCCGCATCGCCGGCCCCGGCATCCTGGTGGCCGTGGGCTATATCGATCCGGGCAACTGGGCCACCGACATCGCGGGCGGCAGCGGCTTCGGCTACGGGTTGCTGCTGGTCGTCGTCAGCTCGGCCCTGCTGGCGCTGGGCTTCCAGATTCTGGTGTCGCGCCTGGCGCTGGCCACCGGACAGGACCTGGCCACGCTGACGGCCCGCCACCTGTCGCCGCGCGTGGCGAAGGCCGCCTGGCTGGCCGGCGAGGCGGCGATCCTGGCGACCGCCCTGGCCGAACTCATCGGCGGCGCGATCGCGCTGCGCCTGCTCTTCGGGCTGCCGCTGATCGCGGGCGTCGCGGTGACCGGCGTCGGTACTTTCGCCGTGCTGGCGCTGACACGTGGCAACGCCGACAAGCATGAACGCTTCATCGCGCTGCTGCTGTCGGTGGTGGCGATGTCCTTCGTGTTCCTGCTGTTCAAGGCCAACCCGGCCTGGACGGAGGTGGCGCACGGGGTCACGCAGACCGGCCGCGCGCTGCGCGACCCGCAGGGCTTCCTGATCGCGCTGGGGATCCTGGGCGCGACCCTGATGCCGCATAACCTGTACCTGCATTCCGGCTCGCTCGCGCAACGGGCGCAGCAATTGCCGCCGGCCGCCCGCGACCTGGCCATGCGCGTGGCGCGCAACGACACCGTCGTGTCGCTGGGCCTGGCCATGCTGATCAACGCCGCCATCATGATCGTCGCCGCCGCCTCGCTGTCGGGCTCGGGCATCATCGTTTCCAGCCTGGACGACGCGCATGCCGTGATCGCCCAGACCCTGGGCATCGGCGCGGCCGTCGTGTTCGCCGTGGCGCTGTATGCCGCGGGACAAAGCTCCACCATTACCGGCGTGCTGGCCGGACGCATCCTGTCCCGCGGCTTCCAGGTGCGTAGCGGCTGGTCGGACCGCCGCCGCGCCCTGGCGACGCGGCTGGTGGCCGGCGCGGCCGCCGTTGGCCTGCTGGCGTTCACCGGCGGCCAGGATCCGGACGGCCTGCTGGTGCTGAGCCAGGTCATCCTGAGCCTGGCCCTGCCCTTCGCGCTGGGGCCGCTGGTGCTGCTGGCCTGCCGCAAGAGCCTGATGGGCAGGTACGTGCTGCGCGGCGCCTGGGCCTGGGCGGCGGTTGCGGCCACGCTCGGCATCCTGCTGCTGGATGGCTATCTGGTGGCTGACATGCTGGTCTGA
- a CDS encoding OsmC family protein, translated as MKKTASAHWSGDLKTGKGTISTQSGALKEQAYGFNTRFGDTPGTNPEELLGAAHAGCFTMALSNILSEAGMVAQSLDTKAEVTLDKVDGGFAITAVHLTVEAVIPGASAQAFEDAARKAEKGCPVSKVLNAKISMDAKLKS; from the coding sequence ATGAAGAAAACCGCAAGCGCCCACTGGTCGGGCGATCTGAAGACCGGCAAGGGCACGATCTCCACGCAGAGCGGCGCGCTCAAGGAACAAGCCTACGGCTTTAACACCCGTTTCGGCGACACCCCGGGCACCAATCCCGAGGAACTGCTGGGCGCGGCGCATGCCGGCTGCTTCACCATGGCCCTGTCCAACATCCTGTCCGAAGCAGGCATGGTGGCGCAAAGCCTGGACACCAAGGCCGAGGTCACCCTGGACAAGGTGGACGGCGGCTTTGCCATCACCGCCGTGCACCTGACCGTGGAAGCCGTCATCCCCGGCGCCAGCGCCCAGGCCTTCGAGGACGCGGCCCGCAAGGCGGAAAAAGGATGCCCCGTGTCCAAGGTGCTGAACGCCAAGATCTCCATGGACGCCAAGCTCAAGTCCTGA
- a CDS encoding ABC transporter substrate-binding protein: MSYKLVRYACAIALAVPALSAQAEIVIGVDVSTTGPAAAIGIQTNNAIRLWPATLGGEPARYVVLDDGTDVSRAVKNMRKLTSEDKVDAIVGPNTTAAALAGLDVLAETGTPMIALAASSVIVEPLSDPKRAWAFKMPQNDSLMATALVADMKKKGLKNVAFIGFADSYGDSWWKEFTAAAGTDLKIVAQERFQRTDASVVGQVLKVIAAKPDAVLIAGAGTPSALPQKTLLERGYTGAIYQTHGIGTLEFLQVGGADVEGTLFPTGPGVVARELPDDNPVKKVAVAFADKYEARYGANTLTQFAGDAYGAWMLLDSAVARALKSGAKPGTPEFRAALRDALENTRDLVVPNGVLNITKDNHQGFDERARVMGIVRNGRFSYAE, encoded by the coding sequence ATGTCTTACAAGCTCGTCCGCTACGCCTGCGCCATCGCGCTGGCCGTCCCCGCCTTGTCCGCCCAGGCTGAAATCGTCATCGGCGTGGACGTGTCCACCACCGGTCCGGCCGCCGCCATCGGCATCCAGACCAATAACGCGATCCGCTTGTGGCCGGCCACGCTGGGCGGCGAGCCGGCCCGCTACGTGGTGTTGGACGACGGCACCGACGTCAGCCGCGCGGTGAAGAACATGCGCAAGCTGACCTCGGAAGACAAGGTCGACGCCATCGTCGGCCCCAACACCACGGCCGCCGCGCTGGCTGGCCTGGACGTGTTGGCCGAAACCGGCACGCCCATGATCGCGCTGGCCGCCTCCAGCGTCATCGTCGAACCGCTGTCGGATCCGAAACGCGCCTGGGCCTTCAAGATGCCGCAGAACGATTCGCTGATGGCTACCGCCCTGGTGGCGGACATGAAGAAGAAGGGCCTGAAGAACGTGGCCTTCATCGGCTTCGCGGATTCCTACGGCGACAGCTGGTGGAAGGAGTTCACGGCGGCTGCCGGGACCGACCTGAAGATCGTGGCGCAGGAACGCTTCCAGCGCACCGACGCCTCCGTGGTCGGCCAGGTGCTGAAGGTCATCGCCGCCAAGCCGGACGCCGTGCTGATCGCCGGCGCCGGCACGCCGTCGGCCCTGCCGCAGAAGACGCTGCTGGAACGCGGCTACACCGGCGCCATCTACCAGACGCACGGCATCGGCACGCTGGAATTCCTGCAGGTCGGCGGCGCGGATGTGGAGGGCACCTTGTTCCCCACCGGCCCCGGCGTGGTGGCGCGCGAACTGCCCGACGACAACCCGGTCAAGAAGGTGGCGGTGGCCTTCGCCGACAAGTACGAAGCGCGCTACGGCGCCAACACGCTGACCCAGTTCGCGGGCGACGCCTATGGCGCCTGGATGCTGCTGGACTCGGCGGTGGCGCGCGCGCTGAAATCCGGCGCCAAGCCCGGCACCCCGGAGTTCCGCGCGGCCTTGCGCGACGCGCTGGAAAACACGCGCGACCTGGTCGTGCCCAATGGTGTGCTCAACATCACCAAGGACAATCACCAGGGCTTCGACGAGCGCGCCCGCGTCATGGGCATCGTCAGGAACGGCCGTTTTTCCTACGCGGAATAA
- the ehuB gene encoding ectoine/hydroxyectoine ABC transporter substrate-binding protein EhuB, giving the protein MSLIRSRRMLAALSLGVLAACSDSGSDKAAPAASAPAAASTLEAAKAAGKIRIGYANEAPFAFMDSKEGKVTGESVEIARVVLKRMGINEVEGVLTEFGSLIPGLQAKRFDIIAAGMYVTPERCQQVAFSDPTYGVGQSFLVKQGNPKNLHSYEDVMKNPDAKLGVVVGAIEAEYASKIKVPPAQVVVFPDAVSALSGVQAGRADAYAATALTVNDLMGKTSAASGLEKADPFKDPVIDGKDVRGYGAYAFRSDDKAFADAFNAELAKFIGTEEHQKLVAPFGFTAQELPKGVTAAKLCAGQ; this is encoded by the coding sequence ATGAGCCTTATCCGATCCAGACGCATGCTGGCCGCCTTGAGCCTGGGAGTACTGGCGGCATGTTCCGACTCGGGATCCGACAAGGCTGCGCCGGCAGCGAGCGCGCCCGCCGCCGCGTCCACTCTGGAAGCCGCCAAGGCCGCCGGCAAGATACGCATCGGCTACGCCAACGAAGCGCCGTTCGCGTTCATGGACAGCAAGGAGGGCAAGGTCACCGGCGAATCGGTGGAGATCGCGCGGGTGGTGCTCAAGCGCATGGGCATCAACGAAGTGGAGGGCGTGCTGACCGAGTTCGGCTCGCTCATTCCGGGCCTGCAGGCCAAGCGTTTCGACATCATCGCCGCGGGCATGTACGTCACGCCCGAACGTTGCCAGCAGGTGGCGTTCTCGGACCCCACTTATGGCGTGGGCCAGTCCTTCCTGGTCAAGCAGGGCAATCCCAAGAACCTGCACAGCTACGAAGACGTGATGAAGAATCCCGACGCCAAGCTGGGCGTGGTGGTGGGCGCGATCGAAGCGGAATACGCCTCCAAGATCAAGGTGCCGCCCGCCCAGGTGGTGGTGTTCCCGGACGCGGTCAGCGCGCTGTCCGGCGTGCAGGCGGGGCGCGCCGACGCCTATGCGGCCACGGCGCTCACGGTCAACGACCTGATGGGCAAGACCAGCGCGGCCAGCGGCCTGGAGAAGGCCGATCCGTTCAAGGACCCGGTCATCGATGGCAAGGACGTGCGCGGCTACGGCGCCTACGCGTTCCGCAGCGACGACAAGGCGTTTGCCGACGCCTTCAACGCCGAACTGGCCAAGTTCATCGGCACCGAAGAACACCAGAAACTCGTGGCGCCTTTCGGCTTCACCGCGCAGGAACTGCCCAAGGGGGTCACGGCCGCCAAGCTGTGCGCCGGTCAGTAG
- the ehuC gene encoding ectoine/hydroxyectoine ABC transporter permease subunit EhuC: MRLISEHFAELAPPLLQGLAVTLEIMAGAVVLAVPLALAAGIGRLSSLRPLRWIAAVYVEVFRGTSALVQLFWFYFVLPLFGVQLPAMLVGIVVLALNAGAYGAEVVRGAIRAVPPGQREAGIALNLTRGQIMRRIVVPQAVPAMLPPAGNLLIELLKNTALVSLITITDLTFRGQLLRSETLRTTEIFTLMLLMYFAVALLITGGVRLLERKVRVR, translated from the coding sequence ATGCGGTTGATATCCGAGCATTTCGCCGAACTGGCGCCGCCGCTCCTGCAGGGGCTGGCGGTGACCCTGGAGATCATGGCCGGCGCCGTGGTGCTGGCCGTTCCGCTGGCGCTGGCCGCGGGCATCGGGCGCCTGTCGTCCCTGCGCCCGCTGCGCTGGATCGCGGCGGTCTACGTCGAGGTATTTCGCGGCACCTCGGCCCTGGTGCAGCTGTTCTGGTTCTACTTCGTGCTGCCGCTGTTCGGCGTGCAGCTGCCGGCCATGCTGGTGGGCATCGTGGTGCTGGCCTTGAACGCCGGCGCCTATGGCGCGGAAGTGGTGCGCGGCGCGATCCGAGCGGTGCCGCCAGGGCAGCGCGAAGCCGGCATCGCGCTGAACCTGACGCGCGGCCAGATCATGCGCCGCATCGTGGTGCCGCAGGCCGTGCCGGCCATGCTGCCGCCGGCCGGCAACCTGCTGATCGAGCTGCTGAAGAACACCGCGCTGGTGTCCCTCATCACCATCACCGACCTGACCTTCCGCGGCCAGCTGCTGCGCAGCGAGACCCTGCGCACCACCGAGATCTTCACGTTGATGCTGCTGATGTACTTCGCGGTGGCCCTGTTGATCACGGGCGGCGTGCGTCTGCTGGAACGCAAGGTGCGCGTGCGATGA